The following proteins are co-located in the Rhodococcus opacus B4 genome:
- a CDS encoding flavin monoamine oxidase family protein, with the protein MPTLQRDVAIVGAGPSGLAAATALRKAGLSVAVLEARDRVGGRTWTDTIDGAMLEIGGQWVSPDQTALISLLDELGLETFDRYREGESVYISAAGDRTRYTGESFPVDETTRKEMDRLVQILDDLAAQIGAEEPWAHPLARELDTISFKHWLIEQSDDAEARDNIGLFIAGGMLTKPAHSFSALQAVLMAASAGSFSHLVDEDFILDKRVIGGMQQVSIRMAAALGDDVFLNAPVRTVRWSEDGAVVLADGDIRVEASRVILAVPPNLYSRISYDPPLPRRQHQMHQHQSLGLVIKVHAVYETPFWRADGLSGTGFGASEVVQEVYDNTNHEDTRGTLVAFVSDEKADAMFALSEEERRATILGSLARYLGPKAAEPVVYYESDWGSEEWTRGAYAASFDLGGLHRYGADTRTPVGPFHFSCSDIAAEGYQHVDGAVRMGQRTAADIVARLGK; encoded by the coding sequence GTGCCTACTCTCCAACGTGATGTCGCCATCGTCGGCGCAGGACCGTCCGGCCTGGCCGCAGCGACGGCGCTGCGTAAGGCGGGGTTGTCCGTCGCCGTGCTGGAGGCGCGCGACCGCGTCGGAGGCCGCACGTGGACCGACACCATCGACGGCGCGATGCTGGAGATCGGCGGTCAGTGGGTCTCCCCCGACCAGACGGCGCTGATCTCGCTGCTCGACGAACTCGGCCTCGAGACGTTCGACCGGTACCGGGAGGGCGAATCCGTCTACATCTCGGCCGCGGGCGACCGCACCCGCTACACCGGTGAGTCGTTCCCCGTCGACGAGACGACCCGCAAGGAGATGGACCGGCTGGTCCAGATCCTCGACGATCTCGCCGCGCAGATCGGGGCCGAGGAGCCCTGGGCGCACCCGCTGGCCCGCGAACTGGACACGATCTCGTTCAAGCACTGGCTGATCGAGCAGTCCGACGACGCCGAGGCCCGCGACAACATCGGCCTGTTCATCGCCGGCGGCATGCTGACCAAGCCCGCGCACTCGTTCTCGGCGCTGCAGGCCGTCCTCATGGCCGCGTCCGCCGGATCGTTCTCGCACCTGGTGGACGAGGACTTCATCCTCGACAAGCGGGTCATCGGCGGCATGCAGCAGGTGTCGATCCGGATGGCGGCCGCCCTCGGCGACGACGTGTTCCTGAACGCCCCCGTCCGCACCGTCCGGTGGAGCGAGGACGGCGCGGTCGTGCTGGCGGACGGCGACATCCGGGTGGAGGCCTCCCGCGTGATCCTCGCCGTCCCGCCGAACCTGTACTCCCGCATCTCGTACGACCCGCCGCTGCCGCGCCGCCAGCACCAGATGCACCAGCACCAGTCGCTGGGACTGGTCATCAAGGTGCACGCCGTGTACGAGACCCCGTTCTGGCGTGCAGACGGCCTGTCCGGCACCGGATTCGGCGCCTCCGAGGTCGTGCAGGAGGTGTACGACAACACCAACCACGAGGACACCCGCGGCACCCTCGTCGCGTTCGTGTCGGACGAGAAGGCCGACGCGATGTTCGCACTGAGCGAGGAGGAGCGCCGCGCCACCATCCTCGGCTCGCTCGCCCGCTACCTCGGGCCGAAGGCGGCCGAGCCGGTGGTGTACTACGAATCCGACTGGGGCTCCGAGGAATGGACCCGGGGCGCGTACGCCGCGAGCTTCGACCTCGGTGGCCTGCACCGCTACGGCGCGGACACCCGCACGCCGGTCGGACCGTTCCACTTCTCCTGCTCGGACATCGCCGCCGAGGGTTACCAGCACGTGGACGGCGCCGTCCGGATGGGTCAGCGCACCGCCGCGGACATCGTCGCCCGCCTCGGAAAGTAG
- a CDS encoding MFS transporter, with protein sequence MTAAVRVPLTLGRGIATFSVFVVGYITANLIPLMIIAMVDDLGITQTVAGAVLTGSLLATALVCLATTRWAAGRSRHLLGRVSLVVMAAGFGVAAVIHSPPIACAAIIVGGIGAGGAVAVGGAALAALNNPNRVSGINGLVNRTAVTGVLALIPILGLHMTNAFGIVAVLALATVFTITWLPSAPAVDDDEPSAAHTRTPLPEGVTEKKLAVAGFSLLVMFAVWAIGEDSLWAVSGIMGAEHASLTEQQMGLALSLSTAGGIGAALVLTALGSRLGRTVPTAVLLGLGAVLKLGSCLATDSTTYLVLIIAWNTVYAAAFIYVVAIAAALDSSGRWSAPLLGTYLVGSAFAPLFGTLVTGAVGYVAFGFVLAGISLVLLVPIVWIARLSTRTEQASSSPGQDPSARYTTSVVV encoded by the coding sequence GTGACCGCCGCCGTCCGCGTCCCCCTGACCCTCGGCCGCGGTATCGCCACCTTCAGCGTCTTCGTCGTCGGCTACATCACGGCCAACCTCATCCCGCTCATGATCATCGCGATGGTCGACGACCTCGGCATCACCCAGACCGTCGCCGGCGCCGTCCTCACCGGCTCGCTGCTGGCCACCGCGCTCGTCTGCCTCGCGACCACTCGGTGGGCGGCCGGCCGCTCACGCCACCTGCTCGGCCGCGTCAGCCTCGTCGTGATGGCCGCCGGTTTCGGCGTCGCCGCCGTCATCCACTCCCCGCCGATCGCGTGCGCCGCCATCATCGTCGGCGGGATCGGCGCCGGCGGCGCGGTCGCGGTCGGCGGGGCCGCCCTGGCCGCGCTGAACAACCCGAACCGGGTGTCCGGGATCAACGGGCTCGTCAACCGCACCGCGGTCACCGGAGTCCTCGCACTGATCCCGATCCTCGGCCTGCACATGACCAATGCGTTCGGGATCGTCGCGGTGCTCGCACTGGCGACCGTGTTCACGATCACCTGGCTGCCGTCCGCTCCCGCCGTCGACGACGACGAGCCGAGCGCGGCGCACACCCGAACCCCGTTGCCCGAGGGCGTCACCGAGAAGAAGCTGGCCGTCGCCGGCTTCTCGCTCCTCGTGATGTTCGCGGTCTGGGCGATCGGCGAGGACTCGCTGTGGGCGGTGTCCGGCATCATGGGCGCCGAACACGCGTCCCTGACCGAGCAGCAGATGGGTCTGGCCCTCAGCCTGTCCACCGCGGGCGGAATCGGCGCCGCCCTCGTCCTCACGGCGCTCGGTTCGCGCCTCGGCCGCACCGTCCCCACCGCCGTCCTCCTCGGACTCGGCGCGGTCCTGAAACTGGGCTCGTGCCTGGCCACCGATTCGACGACGTATCTGGTGCTCATCATCGCCTGGAACACGGTGTATGCCGCAGCCTTCATCTACGTGGTGGCCATCGCCGCGGCGCTGGACTCGTCCGGCCGCTGGTCCGCCCCACTCCTCGGCACGTATCTGGTGGGATCGGCGTTCGCCCCGCTCTTCGGCACCCTCGTGACCGGCGCCGTCGGATACGTCGCGTTCGGCTTCGTCCTGGCGGGCATCAGCCTCGTCCTGCTCGTGCCGATCGTCTGGATCGCCCGCCTGTCGACGCGCACCGAGCAGGCCTCCTCGTCACCCGGACAGGATCCCTCTGCCCGGTACACCACCTCGGTCGTCGTCTGA
- a CDS encoding NAD-glutamate dehydrogenase domain-containing protein, producing MSYTGVIPSTTDTPGPRRDEAAVSSAVLASGGTTPRLRFVEFADARPEPAAVMVWPQGTPLLAELVALFADLGLRVASHEQLPEGEPGGPLVHRFDFSAGDFAWDAETPGLLSDAFEAAAAGHLEVDGFTRLVAAANLTWTDAVLVRAACRYLRQVGLGLSEPNIVAILLRHNDFVRGFRDLFTARFDPAVAGSDRDSAAANAERALREAIDRTATMDEDRLLRGLLSFTSAVLRTNWFRHDRTISAAPAAFKIDPSLLSLSAAVTPYREIFVHSPIVEGSHVRSGPVSRGGLRWSDRKDDFRTEVLGLMKTQHVKNSLIVPMGAKGAFVVRTETTPDAVRAAYTSFIDGLLDVTDDIVDGEVVHPRDTVIYDESDPYLVVAADKGTARFSDLANSIATRRGFWLGDAFASGGSAGYDHKAMGITARGGWVSVRRHFAEMGKNVDTDAFTVVGIGDMSGDVFGNGMLLSRAIRLVGAFDHRHIFLDPEPDSEASYRERERLASVPGSSWDDYDRSLVSAGGGVWPRTAKKVPLSPQVRERLGVTATELPPHEVVKALLTADVDLLWNGGIGTYVKASTEGNADAADPANDAVRVEAADVRAAVIGEGGNLGLTQRARIEYALNGGRINADFIDNATGVATSDREVNLKVALDAAVAVGELPAAERNTLLARVQDEIGESVLADAASQTLAISLAEVHAPFLLGRHERLIENLERDAGISRAAEVLPSAAELSARHRAGQGLVRPEIAVLLAQSKNLVVTELLASPVLDFAVFDGVLADYFPAPIRERVPRQISGHRLAREIVAVIVAGDMIDRVGPGLIHRLEERLGVGTPEITVAYAVVRQVFDIDRLWNEVLTLPGASHRTRLNLHFGIQDLIERTTSWLLRHRTAGTDAQELIERFAKPVQELAAALPRLTGAPAQDLGTLRILAQAFALETTAQSLDLPITQVAETYREFGRVVGLDWLSERFSVGETGTAYWEAMAGAVLVDNLQEHWHGLIGLVLRGASPATTAADAVAHWLTEHTTAADRLARMLGELRSLDRVDNSGICVIDAELSLALTRC from the coding sequence ATGAGCTATACCGGTGTCATTCCGAGCACGACCGACACACCCGGTCCACGCCGGGACGAGGCCGCCGTGTCGAGCGCGGTCCTGGCGTCCGGAGGAACCACCCCGCGGCTGCGTTTCGTCGAGTTCGCGGATGCGCGGCCCGAGCCGGCGGCCGTGATGGTGTGGCCGCAGGGCACCCCGCTGCTCGCGGAACTGGTGGCACTGTTCGCCGACCTCGGGTTGCGGGTGGCGTCCCATGAACAGCTGCCCGAAGGCGAACCCGGCGGCCCGCTGGTCCACCGGTTCGACTTCAGCGCCGGCGACTTCGCCTGGGATGCCGAGACTCCCGGACTGCTCTCCGACGCGTTCGAGGCCGCGGCCGCCGGACATCTGGAGGTCGACGGGTTCACCCGCCTCGTTGCCGCGGCGAACCTGACGTGGACGGACGCCGTCCTGGTCCGGGCGGCGTGCCGTTACCTCCGGCAGGTGGGGCTGGGGCTGTCGGAACCGAACATCGTCGCGATCCTGTTGCGGCACAACGATTTCGTGCGCGGGTTCCGCGACCTGTTCACCGCCCGATTCGATCCGGCCGTCGCCGGCTCCGATCGCGACAGCGCCGCAGCGAACGCCGAGCGCGCGCTGCGGGAGGCGATCGACCGCACCGCGACGATGGACGAGGACCGGCTGCTCCGCGGACTGCTGTCGTTCACCTCGGCAGTGTTGCGCACCAACTGGTTCCGTCACGACCGCACGATCAGCGCCGCTCCCGCGGCGTTCAAGATCGACCCGTCGCTGTTGTCGCTGTCCGCGGCCGTGACGCCGTACCGGGAGATCTTCGTGCACTCGCCGATCGTCGAGGGCAGCCACGTCCGCAGCGGCCCGGTGTCGCGCGGCGGCCTGCGCTGGTCGGACCGCAAGGACGATTTCCGCACCGAGGTTCTGGGTCTGATGAAGACGCAGCACGTGAAGAACTCGCTGATCGTTCCGATGGGCGCGAAGGGCGCGTTCGTGGTGCGCACCGAGACGACCCCGGACGCCGTGCGGGCGGCGTACACGAGCTTCATCGACGGACTGCTCGACGTCACCGACGACATCGTCGACGGCGAGGTCGTGCATCCCCGCGACACCGTGATCTACGACGAGTCCGACCCGTATCTGGTGGTGGCGGCAGACAAGGGCACAGCCCGGTTCTCGGATCTGGCCAACAGCATCGCGACGCGACGCGGGTTCTGGCTCGGTGACGCGTTCGCGTCCGGCGGGTCCGCCGGCTACGACCACAAGGCGATGGGCATCACGGCGCGCGGCGGATGGGTTTCCGTCCGCAGGCATTTCGCGGAGATGGGCAAGAACGTCGACACGGACGCGTTCACCGTGGTCGGCATCGGCGACATGTCCGGGGACGTGTTCGGCAACGGCATGCTGCTCAGCCGCGCCATCCGGTTGGTCGGCGCGTTCGACCACCGGCACATCTTTCTCGATCCCGAACCGGATTCCGAGGCGTCCTACCGCGAGCGCGAACGCCTCGCATCGGTGCCCGGCAGCAGCTGGGACGATTACGACCGCAGCCTCGTCTCGGCGGGTGGCGGTGTGTGGCCGCGGACGGCGAAGAAGGTCCCGCTGTCGCCGCAGGTGCGTGAGCGTCTCGGCGTGACCGCGACCGAACTCCCCCCGCACGAGGTGGTGAAGGCGCTGCTGACCGCGGACGTGGACCTGCTGTGGAACGGCGGAATCGGCACGTACGTCAAGGCATCCACCGAGGGGAACGCGGACGCCGCCGACCCGGCCAACGACGCCGTCCGGGTGGAGGCGGCCGACGTGCGCGCCGCGGTGATCGGCGAGGGCGGCAACCTCGGTCTCACCCAGCGCGCCCGGATCGAGTACGCGCTGAACGGCGGCCGGATCAACGCCGACTTCATCGACAACGCCACCGGCGTCGCCACGTCGGATCGGGAGGTGAACCTGAAGGTCGCGCTGGACGCGGCCGTCGCGGTGGGCGAACTCCCCGCGGCGGAACGGAACACGCTGCTCGCCCGGGTCCAGGACGAGATCGGCGAATCGGTGCTCGCCGACGCCGCCTCGCAGACTCTCGCGATCAGCCTCGCCGAGGTCCACGCCCCGTTCCTGCTCGGACGCCACGAGCGGCTGATCGAGAACCTCGAGCGGGACGCCGGGATCAGCCGGGCCGCGGAGGTCCTGCCGTCGGCGGCGGAACTGTCGGCGCGGCACCGCGCGGGCCAGGGTCTGGTACGGCCGGAGATCGCGGTTCTGCTCGCGCAGTCGAAGAACCTCGTCGTCACCGAACTGCTCGCCTCGCCCGTGCTCGACTTCGCGGTGTTCGACGGTGTGCTCGCCGACTACTTCCCGGCCCCCATCCGCGAACGCGTCCCCCGGCAGATCAGTGGGCACCGGCTCGCCCGGGAGATCGTGGCCGTCATCGTGGCCGGCGACATGATCGACCGTGTCGGACCGGGCCTGATCCACCGGTTGGAGGAGCGGCTCGGCGTCGGCACCCCCGAGATCACCGTCGCGTACGCGGTGGTGCGGCAGGTGTTCGACATCGACCGCCTGTGGAACGAGGTCCTCACGCTGCCCGGCGCGTCGCACCGGACCCGGCTGAACCTGCACTTCGGCATCCAGGACCTGATCGAGCGCACGACGTCGTGGCTGCTGCGGCACCGCACCGCGGGCACGGACGCGCAGGAGCTGATCGAGCGTTTCGCGAAGCCGGTCCAGGAACTCGCGGCCGCGCTGCCCCGGCTCACCGGTGCGCCCGCCCAGGACCTGGGCACGTTGCGGATCCTGGCACAGGCCTTCGCCCTGGAGACCACCGCGCAGTCGCTGGATCTGCCGATCACCCAGGTGGCCGAGACGTACCGCGAATTCGGCCGTGTGGTGGGCCTCGACTGGCTGTCGGAACGGTTCTCCGTCGGCGAGACCGGGACCGCCTACTGGGAGGCGATGGCCGGAGCCGTCCTCGTCGACAACCTTCAGGAGCACTGGCACGGCCTGATCGGCCTCGTCCTGCGCGGCGCCTCGCCCGCCACGACCGCCGCCGACGCCGTCGCCCACTGGCTCACCGAACACACCACCGCCGCGGACCGCCTGGCCCGGATGCTCGGCGAACTGCGCAGCCTCGACCGCGTGGACAACTCGGGCATCTGCGTCATCGACGCCGAACTGTCACTCGCGCTGACCCGCTGCTGA
- a CDS encoding amidohydrolase, with amino-acid sequence MNTDTTHYRGGRIFTAAEPAWAESMIVRGERLTYVGDTATADTLSGDARVVDLGGAFVLPGFIDAHTHLLMMGQALQKVDLQSAADLSDIQDRIRRFAAENPDAPRILGRSWLFSALDGHPPTRQMIDAAESDRPVYLDSNDVHSAWVNTAALRELGIDANTPDPIGGRIERDPVTGEATGMLFETAVTQIVWPALAKAISDDERDAALAAAFEQYLADGVTGAVDMALGADEVAALERALAAGGGTLPLRVAGHWLIERTDSDEDNVRQVHEAAAHQQRLQGPWLRMAGIKVIIDGVIDSCTAAMKEPYSDGTNAEPIWDLASLAPVVAAADAAGLQVAMHAIGDEASEIALAALEHAIAANGVRPRRHRMEHLETITEDNVQRLARLGVVASMQPVHADPAIQENWRAMLGDHRVERAFPWPEMTAAGAVLALGSDAPTAPHPPLPNMYIATTRKSAIDPALAPNLPEYALPMADALAHATRDAAYSCRWDDLTGQLVEGKAADFVVLDGDPFTAGADSLLTARVQLTVVAGSVRHEVEVAGSHHG; translated from the coding sequence ATGAACACGGACACGACCCACTACCGCGGCGGCCGGATCTTCACCGCCGCCGAACCGGCCTGGGCCGAGTCGATGATCGTCCGGGGCGAGCGCCTCACGTACGTCGGCGACACCGCGACCGCCGACACGCTGTCGGGCGACGCCCGCGTCGTCGACCTCGGCGGGGCGTTCGTCCTGCCCGGCTTCATCGACGCCCATACCCACCTGCTGATGATGGGGCAGGCCCTGCAGAAGGTGGACCTGCAGAGCGCCGCCGACCTGAGCGACATCCAGGACCGCATCCGCCGGTTCGCCGCCGAGAACCCGGACGCTCCCCGGATTCTCGGCCGCAGCTGGCTGTTCTCCGCACTCGACGGGCACCCGCCGACGCGGCAGATGATCGACGCGGCCGAATCCGACCGCCCCGTGTACCTCGATTCCAACGATGTGCACTCGGCGTGGGTGAACACCGCCGCGCTGCGCGAACTCGGCATCGACGCGAACACCCCGGACCCGATCGGCGGGCGCATCGAGCGCGATCCCGTCACCGGCGAGGCCACCGGCATGCTGTTCGAGACGGCGGTGACCCAGATCGTGTGGCCCGCCCTCGCGAAGGCGATCAGCGACGACGAACGGGACGCCGCCCTCGCGGCCGCCTTCGAGCAGTATCTCGCCGACGGCGTGACCGGGGCGGTCGACATGGCGCTCGGCGCGGACGAGGTCGCGGCGCTCGAACGCGCACTGGCCGCAGGCGGCGGGACGCTACCGCTCCGGGTGGCCGGGCACTGGCTCATCGAACGAACCGATTCGGACGAGGACAACGTCCGCCAGGTGCACGAGGCGGCGGCGCACCAGCAGCGCCTGCAGGGCCCCTGGCTGCGGATGGCCGGGATCAAGGTCATCATCGACGGCGTCATCGACAGTTGCACCGCCGCGATGAAGGAGCCGTATTCGGACGGCACGAACGCCGAACCGATCTGGGACCTCGCCTCGCTGGCACCGGTGGTCGCCGCGGCCGACGCCGCGGGACTCCAGGTGGCGATGCACGCCATCGGTGACGAGGCGTCGGAGATCGCGCTCGCCGCGCTCGAACATGCCATCGCCGCCAACGGAGTTCGCCCGCGCCGGCACCGGATGGAGCACCTGGAGACGATCACGGAGGACAACGTGCAGCGGCTCGCGCGGCTCGGCGTCGTCGCCTCGATGCAGCCGGTCCACGCCGATCCCGCGATCCAGGAGAACTGGCGGGCGATGCTGGGCGACCACCGGGTCGAGCGGGCGTTCCCGTGGCCCGAGATGACGGCGGCCGGCGCCGTCCTCGCGCTGGGGTCCGACGCCCCCACCGCACCGCATCCCCCGCTGCCCAACATGTACATCGCGACTACCCGCAAGTCCGCGATCGATCCGGCGCTCGCACCCAACCTGCCGGAGTACGCGCTGCCGATGGCGGACGCGCTCGCGCACGCCACCCGCGACGCCGCCTACTCGTGCCGCTGGGACGACCTCACCGGTCAGCTCGTCGAGGGCAAGGCCGCCGATTTCGTGGTCCTCGACGGGGATCCGTTCACCGCGGGCGCCGATTCCCTGCTCACCGCGCGGGTGCAGCTGACCGTGGTGGCCGGTTCCGTGCGCCACGAAGTGGAGGTGGCAGGCAGCCACCACGGATAG
- a CDS encoding PucR family transcriptional regulator yields the protein MTVPVRWMLSQPDLALELKGGAAGLGNEITFAHTTELQDPFRWLSGGELLLTTGIRLPLTAADRARYLRGLGEAGVAAVGFGTGLSHPEVPEDLVVVADEIGLPLLEIPLPTPFAAVVKRVMNRLAEQEYEAVLRASRAQPRMTRAVIQGGTGATVRELAVATSSTVLLLDLSGRVLEAHPAQPAEDVLGELRDVLEAGTGGASSSVSLARSGASITVQQISVGSTPHGHLAVISPTALSHVDQILLGHANSLLALDFEKPVRLRTAQNRLNSHALGLLLTEDRDLAPAWSQIRHAADAEGMVRGLTVVAETSALAERAESAVAVAMNKAGRQLFSRRHDARVTVLLRGTDDADFARAMLRTLSGPERKAIRAGLSGRREVAALVAAIEQSQLAASAAEAGADPLEFAALTGSALLAFSSTREVLNSLADTMISPIDDYDRTNGTELLGSLRAFLEANGHWESAAAAMGVHRHTLRSRMARIESLIDCRLDVARVRAELLLAIIARQS from the coding sequence ATGACCGTTCCCGTTCGCTGGATGTTGTCCCAGCCGGACCTGGCTCTCGAACTGAAGGGTGGCGCCGCCGGTCTCGGCAACGAGATCACGTTCGCCCACACCACCGAACTGCAGGACCCTTTCCGCTGGCTCTCCGGCGGCGAACTGCTCCTCACCACCGGTATCCGGCTTCCGCTGACGGCTGCCGACCGGGCGCGGTACCTGCGTGGACTCGGCGAGGCCGGGGTGGCGGCGGTCGGGTTCGGCACCGGACTCTCCCATCCGGAGGTGCCCGAGGACCTGGTGGTCGTCGCCGACGAGATCGGACTGCCGCTGCTCGAGATCCCGCTGCCCACCCCGTTCGCGGCTGTCGTCAAGAGAGTGATGAACCGTCTCGCGGAGCAGGAGTACGAGGCGGTGCTGCGCGCGTCCCGGGCGCAACCGCGGATGACCCGCGCCGTCATCCAGGGCGGCACCGGCGCCACCGTGCGCGAACTCGCCGTCGCCACGTCGTCCACGGTCCTGCTCCTCGACCTGTCCGGCCGGGTGCTGGAGGCACATCCGGCGCAGCCCGCGGAGGATGTGCTGGGGGAACTGCGGGACGTGCTGGAGGCGGGCACCGGTGGGGCGTCGAGCAGCGTGTCGCTCGCGCGCTCGGGCGCGTCGATCACGGTGCAGCAGATCAGCGTCGGCAGCACCCCGCACGGCCATCTCGCCGTGATCAGTCCCACCGCGCTCAGTCACGTGGACCAGATCCTGCTCGGTCACGCGAACTCGTTGCTCGCGTTGGACTTCGAGAAGCCGGTGCGGCTCCGGACGGCGCAGAACCGGCTCAATTCGCACGCCCTCGGCCTGCTGCTCACCGAGGACCGCGACCTCGCGCCCGCGTGGTCGCAGATCCGGCACGCCGCGGACGCCGAGGGCATGGTCCGCGGACTCACGGTCGTGGCCGAGACGTCCGCGCTCGCGGAACGGGCGGAGTCGGCGGTCGCGGTGGCCATGAACAAGGCCGGACGGCAACTGTTCTCGCGCCGGCACGATGCGCGGGTCACCGTTCTGCTGCGCGGAACCGACGACGCCGACTTCGCGCGGGCGATGCTGCGCACCCTGTCCGGGCCGGAGCGGAAGGCGATCCGGGCCGGGCTGAGCGGACGGCGGGAGGTCGCCGCACTCGTCGCGGCCATCGAACAGTCCCAACTGGCCGCGTCGGCCGCCGAGGCGGGGGCGGATCCGTTGGAGTTCGCCGCGCTGACCGGCAGCGCGCTGCTCGCGTTCAGTTCGACGCGGGAAGTGCTGAACTCGCTGGCGGACACGATGATCTCGCCGATCGACGACTACGACCGCACCAACGGCACCGAACTGCTGGGGTCGCTGCGGGCGTTCCTCGAGGCGAACGGGCACTGGGAGTCGGCGGCGGCGGCGATGGGCGTGCACCGGCACACCCTGCGCAGTCGCATGGCGCGGATCGAATCGCTGATCGACTGCAGGCTGGACGTGGCGCGCGTACGCGCCGAACTGCTGCTCGCGATCATCGCCCGGCAGTCGTGA